The following proteins are encoded in a genomic region of bacterium:
- a CDS encoding BamA/TamA family outer membrane protein has product MRAVIVIGIVLLQITAVRGETIQRVVFHGNRHFSRSELTSLLVGGERLSSDSNLIEKYLSAFEDSLIARDFVFACVDSIRVEYDRRDRAILSVYVYEGAPARLESVEWLGDSLLIAPNQFARIVTRSGEVFRWNNLEYDIQSLLDYFENGGYPFAEIEVQTVVFDSTSETVALRLVIRAGPRTTVEFLSFSGVTQTRTSFLTRETRLRLGSPYRQNQVEAARRRLNRLEFIERADPPDVVLDDAGRTGVRFPLKESRSTRLDIVAGYLPETESRGAALTGLANIELLNLFGMGRKAVVHWERPDRRIQAVEVSYREPWILGQPLAIRVDFGQRIEDTLYVTRRFAGRVEVDVLSNVRLWGTVQREAVVADSLSSVLLNLPDSRTTYVESGLSFDTRDHPTNPRGGVLFSTFAGTGFRKRDETVGEEAAGSFRHQRGGIDSEAAQEVFPFWIAYAGLHARVIETTEPQVLLPDLYRLGGARSLRGYREEQFLGSRIGWTSAELRYWLGPTSRFFVFWDAGSVYREKLAAGLRSQSTLFRMAGGLGLRIGTDIGIWGFDYGVGEEDRPLNGKLHVSLRSTF; this is encoded by the coding sequence ATGCGCGCGGTGATCGTAATCGGGATTGTCTTATTGCAGATCACCGCTGTGCGTGGCGAGACCATTCAACGTGTCGTCTTCCACGGCAACCGACATTTCTCGCGCAGTGAGCTGACTTCGCTCTTGGTGGGAGGGGAAAGGCTGAGTAGCGATAGTAATTTGATTGAGAAATACTTGTCGGCTTTTGAAGACTCGCTGATCGCCCGCGATTTCGTGTTCGCTTGCGTGGATAGCATTCGAGTAGAGTACGATCGTCGGGACCGGGCGATATTGAGCGTTTACGTGTATGAGGGAGCGCCGGCTCGACTGGAATCGGTCGAATGGCTGGGGGACAGCCTGCTCATCGCGCCGAATCAGTTCGCGAGGATTGTCACACGATCGGGCGAGGTTTTCCGCTGGAACAATCTCGAGTACGACATTCAATCGCTCTTGGACTACTTCGAGAACGGCGGCTATCCCTTCGCCGAGATCGAGGTTCAAACGGTCGTATTCGACTCGACGAGCGAGACGGTCGCGCTCCGTTTGGTCATCCGGGCCGGACCGCGGACGACCGTTGAGTTTCTGTCCTTTTCCGGCGTTACGCAGACCCGGACGAGCTTTCTTACCCGCGAAACGCGACTCCGCCTGGGGTCTCCCTATCGTCAGAATCAAGTCGAGGCGGCGCGCCGCCGACTCAATCGTCTCGAGTTCATCGAACGCGCGGATCCACCCGACGTGGTTTTGGATGATGCGGGTCGTACGGGAGTTCGTTTTCCGCTGAAGGAGTCACGCTCGACGCGGTTGGATATTGTTGCCGGATATTTGCCGGAAACGGAATCACGCGGTGCGGCGCTCACGGGACTGGCCAATATCGAACTTCTGAACCTGTTCGGTATGGGCCGCAAGGCGGTGGTGCATTGGGAGCGACCCGACCGTCGCATTCAAGCGGTGGAAGTATCCTATCGCGAACCGTGGATTCTTGGCCAACCGCTCGCGATCCGTGTGGATTTCGGCCAGCGGATCGAGGATACACTGTATGTCACTCGCCGCTTCGCGGGGCGCGTCGAGGTGGACGTCTTGTCCAACGTTCGCCTCTGGGGAACCGTGCAACGCGAGGCCGTGGTCGCCGATTCACTTTCATCCGTACTGTTGAATCTACCGGACAGCCGGACGACGTACGTCGAATCGGGACTCTCGTTCGACACGCGGGATCATCCTACGAATCCACGCGGCGGAGTTCTGTTCTCCACTTTCGCGGGCACGGGCTTTCGTAAGCGGGACGAGACCGTCGGCGAGGAAGCCGCTGGGTCGTTTCGACATCAGCGCGGCGGGATTGACAGCGAGGCAGCTCAAGAGGTATTTCCGTTTTGGATCGCCTACGCCGGACTCCATGCGCGGGTCATCGAGACCACTGAACCCCAAGTGTTGCTGCCGGATTTGTATCGTCTGGGCGGAGCGCGCAGTCTGCGCGGCTATCGCGAGGAGCAATTTCTTGGCTCACGAATCGGGTGGACGTCTGCCGAACTCCGGTATTGGCTGGGTCCGACCTCGCGGTTCTTTGTCTTCTGGGATGCGGGGAGCGTCTATCGCGAAAAACTGGCCGCCGGACTTCGCAGTCAATCCACGCTGTTCCGCATGGCGGGCGGGTTGGGACTGCGGATCGGCACCGATATCGGCATCTGGGGTTTCGATTACGGCGTCGGCGAGGAGGATCGTCCGCTCAACGGGAAACTTCACGTTTCGCTAAGGAGTACATTCTAA
- a CDS encoding Rne/Rng family ribonuclease: MKRELIINSTVAETRIALVEDGRLINLFVERPEHERHTGDVYKGIIRKVMPGMQAAFVNIGWEIDGFIHFSDLFQSAVDMAEGVDVDEVSLPEKRPGRRRPFKQRPELKAGQEILVQIVKEPIGKKGPRLSSQISLPGRFLVLVPGDNLVGVSKRIPDIKERKRLKSILRDLRPEGFGLICRTVGEDKTEDEVRRDLKAMLRMWNMIESQIERNPAPFRVHKEAPLTSSVIRDLFGPEIDQVILDNRKLHREIRSYVRSVAPNLLDRIRYHEGKEPIFDSFKIESEIEKGIARRVWFGGGSYLIIEQTEAVVTIDVNSGRFVGKEKQEENSLRVNLKAVEEVARQLRLRDLGGIIIIDFIDQTEEKNRRKIYEAMRDALRSDRAKWDIAPISQFGIMEMTRQRTKDSLLFTFNEPCPTCAGTGMVVVKESVVTQLQTWVRRFRAATGEMGLTVRAHPEVVEFITRGLKSHLRQIMWESFMYIKLEPDPNLKLEEFKCYSWKQKKEITDEFRSKAP, from the coding sequence GTGAAACGAGAACTTATCATTAACTCGACCGTCGCCGAGACCCGCATTGCGCTGGTCGAAGACGGCCGTCTCATCAATCTCTTCGTCGAGCGACCGGAGCACGAACGTCACACCGGCGACGTGTACAAGGGGATCATCCGCAAGGTTATGCCGGGCATGCAGGCCGCGTTCGTCAATATCGGCTGGGAGATTGACGGTTTCATCCATTTTTCCGACCTTTTCCAGTCGGCGGTGGACATGGCGGAAGGTGTGGACGTGGACGAGGTGTCGCTCCCCGAAAAACGCCCGGGCCGTCGCCGTCCGTTCAAGCAGCGTCCGGAGCTGAAGGCCGGTCAGGAAATCCTGGTGCAGATCGTCAAGGAACCGATCGGAAAGAAGGGGCCGCGCCTGAGTTCGCAGATTTCACTGCCGGGACGGTTCCTGGTTCTGGTTCCCGGCGACAATCTGGTCGGCGTGTCGAAACGTATCCCCGATATCAAAGAGCGGAAGCGACTGAAGAGCATTCTCCGTGATCTGCGTCCGGAAGGATTCGGACTTATCTGTCGAACGGTGGGGGAAGACAAGACCGAAGACGAAGTCCGGCGCGACCTGAAGGCGATGCTGCGGATGTGGAACATGATCGAGAGCCAGATCGAGCGCAATCCCGCCCCGTTTCGGGTTCACAAGGAAGCCCCGCTCACCTCGAGCGTGATCCGCGATCTGTTCGGCCCCGAGATAGATCAAGTGATTCTCGACAATCGAAAGCTACACCGTGAGATCCGCTCCTACGTCCGCTCAGTGGCTCCCAACCTGCTCGACCGCATTCGCTATCACGAGGGCAAAGAACCCATCTTCGATTCGTTCAAGATCGAATCGGAAATCGAGAAGGGAATTGCGCGAAGGGTCTGGTTCGGCGGCGGGAGCTATCTGATTATCGAGCAGACCGAAGCGGTGGTGACGATTGACGTGAACTCGGGGCGGTTCGTCGGCAAGGAGAAGCAGGAAGAAAACAGCCTGCGCGTGAATTTGAAAGCGGTCGAGGAGGTCGCCCGCCAGCTCAGGCTTCGCGATCTGGGCGGAATCATCATCATTGATTTCATTGACCAGACCGAAGAGAAGAATCGGCGGAAAATTTACGAGGCGATGCGGGACGCACTGCGGAGCGACCGCGCCAAGTGGGACATCGCCCCGATCAGTCAGTTTGGGATTATGGAAATGACCCGCCAGCGCACGAAAGACTCACTGCTATTTACTTTCAATGAGCCTTGCCCGACCTGTGCGGGGACGGGGATGGTGGTGGTCAAGGAGTCGGTGGTTACCCAGCTTCAGACGTGGGTACGCCGATTCCGGGCTGCGACGGGCGAAATGGGGCTGACGGTGCGTGCCCACCCCGAAGTTGTTGAGTTTATCACACGCGGCCTCAAGTCCCACTTGCGGCAGATCATGTGGGAGTCTTTTATGTATATCAAACTCGAGCCTGATCCTAACCTAAAACTCGAAGAATTCAAGTGTTACAGTTGGAAACAGAAGAAGGAGATCACGGACGAGTTCCGCAGCAAGGCCCCTTGA
- the rplU gene encoding 50S ribosomal protein L21 codes for MYAVFATGGRQVKAAPEQTVQVDYLPDAGEGQKILFDKVLLVSDDHGVRIGAPYLEGAVHATVVAHTRDKKVLVYKKKRRVDYHKKHGHRQDYTTVRIDSIEA; via the coding sequence ATGTACGCAGTTTTCGCAACGGGCGGAAGGCAAGTCAAGGCCGCCCCTGAACAGACCGTCCAAGTGGACTATCTGCCGGATGCCGGAGAGGGTCAGAAAATCCTCTTCGACAAAGTGCTGCTGGTGTCCGACGATCACGGAGTGAGAATCGGAGCCCCCTATCTGGAGGGCGCCGTTCACGCGACGGTGGTCGCTCATACCCGCGACAAGAAGGTCCTCGTGTATAAGAAGAAACGTCGCGTGGACTACCATAAGAAGCACGGTCATCGTCAGGACTACACCACCGTGCGAATTGACTCGATCGAGGCGTAG
- the rpmA gene encoding 50S ribosomal protein L27, with protein sequence MAHKKGQGSSRNGRDSQPKMLGVKRFAGQLVQAGEVLVRQRGTKIKPGLNVGLGRDHTLFALRTGTVQFVSKESGRRRLVSILPLES encoded by the coding sequence ATGGCACATAAGAAGGGACAAGGATCTTCCCGCAACGGACGCGACAGCCAGCCCAAGATGCTCGGCGTCAAGCGTTTCGCCGGTCAACTCGTGCAGGCGGGAGAAGTCCTCGTGCGGCAGCGCGGCACCAAGATCAAGCCCGGCCTGAACGTCGGCTTGGGCCGCGACCATACGCTGTTCGCACTGCGCACGGGCACGGTTCAGTTCGTAAGCAAGGAGTCCGGCCGGCGCCGACTCGTCAGCATCCTCCCGCTCGAATCCTAA
- the mdh gene encoding malate dehydrogenase has protein sequence MKVTVIGAGNVGATVAYVLAQKGIVNEIVLTDILEGIPQGKALDMYQSGAVERYDTRLIGTNSYADTKDSDIIVMTAGKPRKPGMSREDLLDVNIAIVKEAVGQAAKLSPKAIMIVVSNPLDAMCYGALKVSGFPAHRVFGMAGILDTARFRAFLSMELKISMKDISAIVLGGHGDTMVPLAGHTLVGGVPLTSLLPKDKIDAIVERTRNGGAELVKLMGTSAWYAPAAASVEMVESIVLDQKRVLPCAAWLTGEYGHKDVYMGVPTLLGAKGAEKVLEIPLNKEEKAMFDASAEKVLSTVKDTQARL, from the coding sequence ATGAAAGTCACCGTCATCGGCGCCGGCAACGTCGGCGCAACCGTGGCCTACGTTTTGGCCCAGAAGGGAATCGTTAACGAAATCGTCTTGACGGACATCCTCGAGGGTATCCCCCAAGGGAAAGCCCTTGACATGTATCAGTCGGGCGCAGTCGAGCGCTACGACACGCGCCTCATCGGCACGAATAGCTACGCCGATACCAAAGACTCCGACATCATCGTCATGACGGCCGGTAAGCCGCGTAAGCCGGGCATGTCCCGGGAGGACCTGCTGGACGTGAACATCGCGATCGTCAAGGAAGCCGTGGGTCAAGCCGCCAAGCTCTCGCCGAAAGCGATCATGATCGTAGTTTCGAATCCTCTCGACGCCATGTGCTACGGGGCGCTCAAGGTGTCCGGTTTCCCGGCCCATCGTGTGTTCGGCATGGCGGGAATTCTCGACACGGCGCGCTTCCGGGCGTTCCTGTCCATGGAACTCAAGATTTCCATGAAAGACATCAGCGCCATCGTACTGGGTGGACATGGAGATACTATGGTTCCGCTGGCCGGGCATACGTTGGTCGGCGGCGTTCCGCTCACCAGTCTGCTCCCCAAGGATAAGATTGATGCGATCGTCGAGCGCACGCGCAACGGCGGCGCCGAGCTCGTCAAGCTCATGGGAACATCGGCCTGGTACGCTCCGGCCGCCGCCTCGGTCGAGATGGTCGAGAGCATTGTCCTCGATCAGAAGCGGGTGCTGCCCTGCGCGGCGTGGCTGACCGGCGAATACGGACACAAGGACGTCTACATGGGAGTTCCGACGCTCCTCGGCGCGAAGGGTGCGGAGAAGGTGCTCGAGATTCCGCTGAACAAGGAAGAGAAGGCCATGTTCGATGCCTCGGCGGAGAAAGTTCTTTCGACCGTGAAGGACACGCAGGCCCGTCTATAA
- the elbB gene encoding isoprenoid biosynthesis glyoxalase ElbB, with amino-acid sequence MKTVGVVLAGCGYLDGAEIYESVLTMLALDRGLVPYQCLAPDIEQMHVVDHLKGEPAKESRRVLIEAARLARGSVKPLEDGWADKLDAVIFPGGFGAAKNYCDWAVKGDACGIHPVVQSFMVKMVEARKPVGVICIAPLVLARALKGKDLHPRLTVGAESAASKSLETFGSRHVACPATDCVVDCEYRIVSTPAYMYDTHIAEVAQGIDKLVHEIVALMNT; translated from the coding sequence ATGAAAACTGTCGGTGTAGTACTGGCCGGGTGCGGGTATCTGGACGGCGCGGAAATCTACGAATCCGTTCTGACCATGCTGGCACTGGATCGCGGCCTCGTACCCTACCAGTGTTTGGCTCCCGACATCGAGCAGATGCACGTGGTAGATCACCTCAAAGGGGAACCTGCGAAAGAGTCGCGGCGTGTTCTCATTGAGGCGGCTCGTCTGGCCCGTGGCAGTGTCAAGCCGCTGGAAGACGGCTGGGCCGACAAGCTCGATGCCGTTATCTTTCCCGGCGGCTTCGGCGCGGCCAAGAACTACTGCGACTGGGCGGTGAAGGGCGATGCCTGTGGGATCCATCCCGTCGTTCAGTCCTTCATGGTCAAGATGGTCGAAGCCCGCAAGCCGGTCGGCGTGATCTGCATTGCTCCTTTGGTTCTCGCCCGCGCTCTCAAGGGTAAGGATCTGCATCCGCGCCTGACCGTCGGTGCCGAGTCGGCGGCTTCCAAGAGCCTCGAAACCTTCGGATCGCGGCATGTGGCCTGCCCGGCCACCGATTGTGTGGTGGATTGTGAGTATCGGATCGTCAGCACACCCGCCTACATGTACGATACGCACATTGCCGAGGTGGCCCAAGGGATTGACAAGCTTGTTCATGAAATTGTCGCACTGATGAATACGTGA
- a CDS encoding low specificity L-threonine aldolase, producing MFPIDLRSDTVTRPTPAMRKAMAEAEVGDDVYGEDPTANRLHERVAEILGKEAALFVPSGTMGNQVCLAALTRPADEVLLDEQAHILNYEGGAPSLLSGVQLRPIRGTHGRITAEQVSAAIHRGGPNIAPSTVVSVENTCNRGGGTVYDVAELRKIRDIAHENGMKVHMDGARIWNAAVVSGCSEAEIAACADTISVCFSKGLGAPVGSAVAGSKEFIGCALRYRRLFGGGMRQVGILAAAAIHALDHHRTRLAEDHANAARLAEYFRESTQIAIEAPVQSNILMIGLVDPKLDAVELSRRCAKDGVLFHPVGGRHFRLVTNLDVSNEAIKPAADIIRRNLKP from the coding sequence CTGTTTCCAATTGACCTTCGCAGCGACACGGTGACGAGACCTACTCCTGCTATGCGGAAAGCTATGGCAGAAGCTGAGGTGGGCGATGACGTGTACGGCGAGGATCCCACTGCCAACCGGCTGCACGAGCGGGTGGCGGAAATCCTCGGCAAGGAGGCCGCGTTGTTCGTGCCCAGCGGGACAATGGGCAATCAGGTTTGCCTGGCGGCGCTGACCCGTCCTGCCGATGAAGTCCTGCTGGATGAACAGGCGCACATCCTGAACTACGAGGGAGGTGCGCCGAGTCTGCTGTCTGGAGTTCAGCTCCGGCCCATCCGTGGCACGCATGGACGAATCACAGCCGAACAGGTTTCGGCCGCGATTCATCGCGGAGGCCCGAACATCGCGCCCTCCACGGTCGTTTCGGTGGAGAACACATGCAACCGCGGTGGCGGGACGGTGTATGATGTGGCGGAGCTACGGAAGATTCGCGACATCGCTCATGAGAATGGCATGAAAGTCCACATGGATGGGGCGCGGATTTGGAATGCCGCCGTGGTATCCGGCTGCTCGGAGGCGGAGATTGCGGCCTGCGCAGATACGATCTCCGTATGCTTTTCGAAGGGATTGGGCGCGCCGGTGGGAAGCGCGGTCGCGGGCAGCAAAGAGTTCATCGGTTGTGCGCTGCGCTACCGACGGCTGTTCGGTGGTGGAATGCGGCAAGTGGGAATCCTCGCGGCGGCGGCGATCCACGCGCTGGATCACCATCGGACTCGACTGGCCGAGGATCATGCAAATGCAGCCCGTCTGGCGGAGTACTTTCGAGAATCAACACAGATCGCGATCGAAGCGCCCGTTCAGTCGAATATCCTCATGATTGGCTTAGTCGATCCGAAACTGGACGCGGTGGAGCTGTCGCGACGCTGCGCGAAAGACGGTGTGCTGTTCCATCCTGTGGGCGGACGGCATTTCCGTTTGGTGACGAATCTCGACGTTTCGAACGAAGCGATCAAACCGGCAGCCGATATCATTCGGAGAAACCTGAAGCCTTGA
- a CDS encoding response regulator has product MTVLVVDDDVHIRELLKSYLEQRGMRPIIAESAEAALALEGLERVQVALLDIRLPGPIDGHALQQELNHRFPDMAKILMSGQADLDDAIAAFSDQAFSFVKKPFSSLKEIGVLIVRAAEARRLEIENRRYAEQLEEANRALAGRVSETTAEAQRYQKILTHLFHVSSGIARIPQPDSVLDFICQAVVEAGAFRQAVILLADEKYLVRHAGAWQEGGVSETLRMALRELRTQPLRPFQFGEIHENVGPAIYSRCPRAESESVTESAFNWRPGDQLFIPVTREDGSVFGFLSLEAPLDGTRPREDVVRLLDILLTHGALHLQAQELRDELRRRAAELETRVQERTRELRQSEERFSRLVNSTTDIVYVTDVEDKLIFLNEAFTKTLGYVRENYLGRTLRKVLEELTTENPINHRALQELAQLAGEHSLHRVEVVTREGDKRTLEINRTIVRRGGVLAGTQGIIRDITEHRVLLQQLVTSERLAAMGRLATGIAHEINNPLQAMSSQLRVVATKSATGQSTKEHVELLHEGIERIRAIVRGLLDLHRGSSTERVPVDLNEATRKVLALLRQQTHEHSIRVIEELRKELPSVHGSLQEIQQVILNLVLNAIEAMPQGGDLVVSSQAKEEVVQLAVRDSGVGIPSEHLLQIFEPFFSFKLTEGGTGLGLYLSKNIMESHNGRITVESEKGKGTCFTLSFPRS; this is encoded by the coding sequence GTGACGGTTCTCGTCGTTGACGATGACGTTCACATCCGCGAACTGCTCAAGAGTTATCTTGAGCAGCGTGGAATGCGGCCGATCATTGCCGAATCGGCGGAGGCGGCGCTCGCCCTCGAAGGATTGGAGCGCGTGCAGGTGGCGCTCCTTGACATTCGTCTTCCCGGGCCGATTGACGGTCACGCGTTGCAGCAGGAACTCAATCACCGTTTCCCCGACATGGCTAAGATTCTCATGTCGGGACAGGCGGACTTGGACGATGCGATTGCCGCGTTTTCCGATCAGGCTTTCTCATTCGTGAAAAAGCCGTTTTCCTCGCTCAAGGAGATCGGTGTGCTGATCGTGCGAGCGGCCGAGGCCAGGCGGCTGGAGATTGAAAACCGCCGCTACGCAGAACAACTCGAAGAGGCAAATCGCGCGCTGGCCGGCCGCGTCTCGGAGACCACCGCCGAGGCGCAACGTTATCAGAAGATCCTCACGCATCTCTTCCACGTCAGTTCCGGCATCGCGCGCATCCCCCAGCCGGACAGCGTTCTCGATTTCATTTGTCAGGCGGTCGTAGAGGCGGGAGCATTCCGTCAGGCCGTGATCCTGCTCGCTGACGAAAAGTATCTTGTTCGTCACGCCGGGGCATGGCAAGAGGGAGGCGTTTCCGAGACCCTGCGTATGGCACTCCGGGAATTGCGCACTCAGCCGCTTCGTCCCTTTCAATTCGGTGAGATCCACGAGAACGTCGGTCCGGCGATCTACTCTCGCTGTCCACGTGCTGAAAGTGAATCGGTGACGGAATCGGCGTTCAATTGGCGGCCGGGCGATCAATTGTTCATTCCCGTCACTCGAGAAGACGGCTCAGTTTTCGGTTTTCTGTCCTTAGAAGCGCCGTTGGACGGTACGCGTCCCCGCGAGGATGTAGTAAGACTGCTGGATATTCTGCTCACGCACGGAGCGCTGCACCTGCAGGCTCAGGAGTTACGGGACGAGTTGCGCAGACGAGCCGCCGAGCTTGAGACGCGTGTTCAAGAGCGAACGCGCGAACTTCGTCAATCGGAGGAGAGATTCAGCCGGCTCGTGAACTCAACCACGGATATCGTTTACGTGACGGACGTTGAGGACAAATTGATCTTTCTAAACGAGGCGTTCACGAAAACCCTGGGATATGTCCGCGAAAACTATCTGGGACGCACGCTCCGAAAAGTCCTCGAGGAGCTAACAACCGAGAATCCGATCAATCACCGCGCACTCCAGGAGCTCGCGCAACTCGCGGGAGAGCACTCGTTGCATCGCGTCGAAGTAGTAACCCGCGAAGGCGATAAGCGTACGCTTGAGATCAATCGCACGATCGTGCGTCGGGGGGGAGTACTCGCCGGGACACAGGGCATTATTCGCGACATTACCGAGCACCGGGTCTTGCTGCAACAGCTTGTCACTTCGGAACGTTTGGCGGCCATGGGCCGGCTGGCTACGGGAATCGCCCATGAGATCAATAATCCACTTCAGGCGATGTCGTCGCAATTGCGTGTCGTTGCGACTAAAAGTGCGACCGGCCAGAGTACCAAAGAACACGTCGAGCTTCTGCACGAGGGTATCGAGCGCATTCGTGCGATCGTACGGGGATTGCTCGATCTGCATCGCGGATCGTCAACCGAGCGAGTTCCCGTTGACTTGAACGAGGCTACCCGCAAAGTGCTCGCTCTGCTGAGGCAGCAGACGCATGAACACAGCATACGCGTGATCGAGGAGTTGCGGAAAGAGCTGCCGTCCGTTCACGGTTCGCTTCAGGAGATTCAGCAGGTGATCCTCAATCTGGTGCTGAATGCCATTGAAGCGATGCCGCAAGGCGGCGATCTGGTGGTGTCTTCTCAAGCCAAAGAGGAGGTCGTGCAGCTTGCGGTGCGCGATTCAGGGGTGGGAATTCCATCGGAGCATCTGTTGCAGATATTTGAACCGTTTTTCTCTTTCAAGCTGACCGAAGGAGGAACGGGACTGGGACTGTACCTGAGCAAGAACATCATGGAATCCCACAACGGCCGCATTACTGTCGAGTCAGAGAAGGGAAAGGGCACCTGCTTCACACTTTCTTTCCCGCGGTCGTGA